One segment of Candidatus Binatota bacterium DNA contains the following:
- a CDS encoding fatty acid hydroxylase family protein: MHDQQHKAHGPTAWLVFPVVMTTGLLATDHALAAGWSLVLVLAAVQLGAALAIAILERVVPLHAEWNRARGDIATDFGHAMISGNLLPELSKPALLTAGAALAAWIALATNITGPWPQHWNTWAQLALALVVGEFGQYWVHRSEHEREFLWRFHSVHHSARRLYWLNAGRFHPVDFMLLFVAWYLPLVALGAGEEVIVLFAVFTSIHGMFQHANVRLRLGPLNWIFAMAELHRWHHSPTVEEANSNYGANLIVWDVLFGTRFLPADREPPVGIGIEAMPDFPPGYLDQLLVPLRWRQVVAESAGDQDKSAPGV, from the coding sequence ATGCACGACCAGCAGCACAAGGCGCATGGGCCCACGGCCTGGCTGGTTTTTCCGGTCGTCATGACGACCGGCCTGCTGGCGACCGACCACGCGCTGGCCGCTGGCTGGTCGCTGGTGCTCGTGCTCGCGGCGGTGCAGCTGGGCGCCGCCCTCGCTATTGCCATACTCGAACGCGTTGTTCCCCTGCACGCCGAATGGAACCGTGCGCGCGGCGACATCGCCACCGATTTTGGTCACGCCATGATCTCGGGCAACCTGCTGCCCGAGCTGAGCAAGCCCGCCCTGCTCACCGCCGGCGCGGCGCTGGCCGCCTGGATTGCTTTGGCCACGAACATCACCGGCCCCTGGCCGCAGCACTGGAACACCTGGGCGCAACTAGCGCTGGCACTGGTCGTCGGTGAGTTCGGGCAGTACTGGGTGCACCGCTCCGAACACGAGCGCGAGTTTCTCTGGCGCTTTCACTCGGTGCACCACAGCGCCCGGCGGCTGTACTGGCTCAACGCGGGGCGTTTTCACCCGGTGGACTTCATGCTGCTGTTCGTCGCCTGGTACCTGCCGCTGGTGGCGTTGGGAGCCGGCGAGGAGGTGATAGTGCTGTTCGCGGTGTTCACCTCCATCCACGGAATGTTTCAACACGCCAACGTGCGTCTGCGACTGGGACCGCTCAACTGGATATTCGCCATGGCCGAACTGCACCGCTGGCACCACTCGCCCACGGTCGAAGAGGCCAACAGCAACTACGGCGCCAACCTCATAGTCTGGGACGTGTTGTTCGGCACCCGATTTCTGCCGGCTGACCGCGAACCGCCCGTCGGCATAGGCATAGAGGCCATGCCGGATTTTCCGCCAGGCTACCTCGACCAGCTGCTCGTGCCGCTGCGCTGGCGACAGGTAGTAGCCGAGAGTGCCGGCGACCAGGATAAAAGCGCCCCTGGCGTGTAG
- a CDS encoding DUF374 domain-containing protein, with translation MSGWWKSARVRRLRSRLSDVQRLLYPLVNAFIRAWVAVLHRRGRFEEHGPLFDYIREGRPCIVTAWHQDVFLTMFSLFRHTQRGWPLLFMVGHNRVGTLGAYLLQRFGIDCVAGSRRERGTAAVEELARRAVAENKSVVIMADGSRGPSHEARWGSLHLAAISGLPLLAVRSWGDRITVLDSTWMKLALPHLSGRVVTVSAEPILVPGHARDSETLAPSRQQLQQRLDLLAEEAEKLVSV, from the coding sequence ATGAGTGGTTGGTGGAAATCGGCGCGGGTACGGCGGCTGCGCAGCCGCTTGTCCGACGTGCAACGCCTGCTGTATCCGCTCGTGAACGCCTTCATCCGGGCCTGGGTGGCCGTGCTGCACCGCCGCGGGCGTTTCGAAGAACACGGCCCGCTCTTTGATTACATCCGCGAGGGCCGACCCTGCATCGTCACCGCCTGGCACCAGGACGTGTTCCTGACGATGTTTTCGCTCTTTCGCCATACCCAGCGCGGCTGGCCCCTGCTCTTCATGGTAGGCCACAACCGCGTTGGCACGCTGGGCGCCTACCTGCTGCAGCGCTTCGGTATCGACTGCGTTGCCGGCTCGAGGCGCGAGCGCGGCACGGCTGCGGTCGAGGAGCTGGCCCGGCGCGCGGTGGCCGAAAACAAGTCGGTGGTTATCATGGCCGACGGCTCACGCGGGCCGTCGCACGAGGCCCGCTGGGGTTCGTTACACCTGGCGGCTATAAGTGGTCTTCCGCTGCTGGCGGTACGCAGCTGGGGTGACAGGATTACCGTGCTCGACAGTACATGGATGAAGCTGGCGCTGCCCCACTTGTCGGGTCGCGTGGTGACGGTGAGCGCCGAGCCCATCTTGGTGCCCGGCCACGCCCGCGACAGCGAAACGCTGGCTCCCAGCAGGCAGCAACTGCAGCAACGCCTCGACCTGCTGGCCGAAGAGGCCGAGAAACTGGTGAGCGTCTAA
- a CDS encoding NAD(P)-dependent alcohol dehydrogenase, which translates to MPKVKGCVKTDKGAVALSDYELGDPEPGQALVKMTLSTICGSDIHIVDDIDDVPAGMPMGHEAVGVIEAVGDGVDRFKPGDRVVTCCLSSCGSCEQCVDGNLNVCQTFGAPMNLLFGCQGEAYMANGADQSMAIIPDGMSDRQAIFAADIMSTGFGAIERAGDVEGKTVAIFAQGPVGLCVTAAAKYYKAGRIITVESIPERVAMSRQLGADEVFDPGTAVESILEATGGVGAHVAVEALGKQVTFGNCLASTRMGGTISSVGVYGGIEELTVPTDGNFIHRNIVTTLCPAGRERLEHLLGIIESGEVDLEPLLTHEHSLDDIVASYDTFRAHDDGVLKIAIS; encoded by the coding sequence ATGCCGAAAGTCAAAGGATGCGTAAAAACCGACAAGGGCGCCGTGGCGCTCAGCGACTACGAACTGGGCGACCCCGAGCCGGGCCAGGCCCTGGTAAAAATGACCCTGTCCACCATCTGCGGGTCGGACATACACATCGTTGACGACATCGACGATGTACCCGCCGGCATGCCTATGGGCCACGAGGCGGTAGGCGTCATCGAGGCCGTGGGTGACGGTGTCGACCGCTTCAAACCCGGCGACCGCGTGGTGACCTGCTGCCTGTCGAGCTGTGGCAGCTGCGAGCAGTGCGTAGACGGCAACCTCAACGTGTGCCAGACCTTCGGCGCGCCGATGAACCTGCTGTTCGGCTGCCAGGGCGAAGCCTACATGGCCAACGGGGCAGACCAGAGCATGGCAATCATCCCCGACGGCATGAGCGACCGGCAGGCTATCTTTGCCGCCGACATCATGAGCACCGGCTTCGGCGCCATCGAGCGCGCGGGCGACGTGGAAGGCAAGACGGTGGCCATCTTTGCCCAGGGCCCGGTGGGACTCTGCGTGACGGCTGCCGCCAAGTACTACAAGGCAGGCCGCATCATCACCGTGGAGTCGATTCCCGAACGCGTGGCCATGTCGCGACAACTGGGCGCCGACGAGGTCTTTGACCCCGGTACTGCCGTTGAGTCGATCCTCGAAGCCACCGGCGGGGTGGGCGCCCACGTGGCGGTCGAAGCCCTGGGCAAGCAGGTCACCTTCGGCAACTGCCTGGCCTCCACGCGCATGGGCGGCACCATAAGCTCGGTGGGTGTGTACGGAGGCATCGAAGAGCTGACCGTGCCCACCGACGGAAACTTCATTCACCGAAACATAGTCACCACGCTGTGCCCGGCCGGACGCGAGCGACTCGAGCACCTGCTGGGCATAATAGAGTCGGGCGAGGTAGACCTCGAACCACTGCTAACCCACGAGCACAGTCTCGACGACATAGTGGCAAGCTACGACACCTTCCGCGCTCACGATGACGGCGTACTCAAAATTGCCATCTCCTGA
- a CDS encoding NAD+ synthase, translated as MKAEQAPAPAGTTPVFPALDCPLVEKVLVSFVRNEVRRVGLDSVVLGLSGGIDSAVSAALAVRALGNDKVLGVMMPYSSSSEASRADALAVAEATGMKTTELDISAQVDAYFERVPDASRLRRGNKMARERMTVLYDLSADRGALVLGTSNKTELLLGYGTLHGDMASAINPIGDLYKTQVWALAAHLQIPAEVIDKPPTADLWEGQTDEQELGFGYREVDALLYRMVDERASAEELLADGFDAEFVERVRGMVQGSQFKRRLPVIAKVSERTIDSDFRYARDWGS; from the coding sequence ATGAAAGCTGAGCAGGCCCCTGCTCCAGCCGGCACTACACCGGTCTTTCCTGCTCTTGACTGCCCGTTGGTGGAGAAGGTGCTGGTCAGCTTCGTCCGCAACGAGGTTCGACGGGTGGGCCTCGACAGCGTGGTGCTGGGCCTGAGCGGCGGTATCGACTCGGCCGTGTCGGCCGCACTCGCGGTGCGCGCCCTTGGCAACGACAAGGTGCTGGGCGTGATGATGCCCTACAGCAGCTCGAGCGAAGCCAGCCGTGCCGACGCGCTGGCCGTGGCCGAGGCCACCGGCATGAAGACCACCGAGCTGGACATCAGCGCGCAGGTCGACGCCTACTTTGAGCGTGTGCCCGACGCCTCGCGCCTGCGTAGAGGCAACAAGATGGCCCGCGAACGCATGACCGTGCTCTACGATCTTTCGGCCGACCGCGGGGCGCTGGTGCTGGGCACCTCCAACAAGACCGAGCTGCTGCTGGGCTACGGTACGCTGCACGGCGACATGGCCTCGGCCATCAACCCCATCGGCGATCTTTACAAGACCCAGGTCTGGGCGCTCGCGGCTCACCTGCAGATACCCGCCGAGGTAATAGACAAGCCGCCCACCGCCGACCTCTGGGAAGGGCAGACCGACGAGCAGGAGCTCGGCTTCGGCTACCGCGAGGTCGACGCGTTGCTCTACCGCATGGTCGACGAACGCGCGTCGGCCGAGGAACTGCTCGCCGACGGTTTTGACGCCGAGTTCGTGGAGCGCGTGCGCGGCATGGTGCAGGGCTCGCAGTTCAAGCGCCGCCTGCCGGTGATAGCCAAGGTGTCCGAGCGCACCATCGACTCGGATTTTCGTTACGCGCGCGACTGGGGCAGCTGA